Proteins encoded together in one Nitrospira sp. window:
- a CDS encoding FkbM family methyltransferase, giving the protein MLLLKQAQALYRRVGQHVAQSKLGRLRDAAAPTHEKIGTGYGGWFVPCGLLGPESLCYGVGAGEDISFEIDLINRYGCEVHSFDPTPRAQRHVELLRANTADRVPTAINNEAGIFYKTDVACMDRLRFHPLGLWSEDRTMRFYVPEDPAHVSHSIVNLQRTSDYFEASCRTLRTVMQMLGHSELALLKLDVEGAEYEILASMLASDVRPSVLCVEFDEGYRPLDDDYLSRIQTMVVRVKSGGYRLTYIDGWNTTFIHRRASARNVGNS; this is encoded by the coding sequence ATGCTCCTTCTCAAACAGGCACAGGCACTGTACAGACGGGTCGGGCAACATGTCGCGCAGAGCAAGTTAGGCCGACTCAGGGATGCGGCCGCGCCGACACATGAAAAGATCGGAACCGGCTATGGCGGATGGTTCGTGCCCTGTGGACTCTTGGGTCCTGAGTCGCTGTGCTATGGGGTCGGTGCCGGTGAAGACATCAGTTTCGAGATCGATCTCATCAATCGGTACGGGTGTGAAGTTCACAGTTTCGACCCGACGCCGAGGGCGCAACGGCATGTGGAACTTCTACGGGCCAATACGGCTGATCGTGTTCCAACTGCCATCAACAATGAAGCGGGCATATTTTACAAGACCGATGTGGCGTGCATGGATCGATTGCGGTTCCATCCTCTCGGTTTGTGGAGCGAAGACCGTACGATGCGTTTCTATGTGCCGGAGGATCCGGCGCATGTATCGCACTCGATCGTCAACTTGCAGCGCACGAGCGACTATTTTGAAGCCAGCTGCAGAACGCTCCGAACCGTGATGCAGATGCTCGGCCATTCGGAGTTAGCCCTGCTCAAGCTCGATGTTGAAGGTGCGGAATATGAAATTCTGGCCTCCATGCTGGCGAGTGACGTCCGACCGTCTGTGCTCTGCGTCGAATTCGATGAAGGATATCGCCCTTTAGACGACGACTACTTGTCCCGTATCCAGACAATGGTGGTTCGAGTCAAATCCGGTGGCTATCGATTGACCTACATCGATGGGTGGAACACGACATTCATCCACCGCCGTGCAAGTGCGCGAAACGTGGGGAACTCATGA
- a CDS encoding glycosyltransferase has product MNVGMVAASVSRTGGGIYEVVRRSALELHRRGNCVSVFGLTDECFEEDRETWSPLNINVFRHRGYKPFGYAPDLLPALRTAAPDILHNHGLWMYPSVASVKWAKLTKKPYIVSTHGMLDSWAIGHSYWKKRIAGVMYEHRHLENAACLHALCAPEADAIRRYGLATPVCVIPCGVDLPLLSVSPSAQRERVLLFLGRLHPKKGLINLLAAWRELRQEARSTAAEWALWIAGWDQGNHEADLRRYCVDQRLQASVRFLGPKFGHEKESVLRSAAAFVLPSYSEGLPVSVLEAWSYGLPVMMTKACNLPQGFEAGAALCIDTTASGIMQGLRSLMAMSSGERSIMGSRGRRLVEDEFSWASHAERMSSVYSWMSGERDKPECVLL; this is encoded by the coding sequence ATGAATGTGGGAATGGTGGCTGCCTCCGTCTCTCGAACCGGGGGGGGGATTTATGAAGTCGTGCGTCGGAGTGCACTGGAACTGCATCGGCGAGGAAATTGTGTCAGCGTATTCGGGTTGACCGACGAGTGTTTCGAAGAAGATCGTGAGACGTGGAGTCCCCTCAATATCAACGTGTTTCGTCACAGGGGATACAAACCGTTCGGGTACGCGCCGGATCTGCTTCCGGCGCTCCGCACTGCGGCTCCTGACATCTTGCACAATCATGGCTTGTGGATGTACCCCTCGGTGGCCTCGGTCAAGTGGGCGAAGCTCACCAAGAAGCCGTACATCGTCAGCACGCATGGGATGCTGGACTCCTGGGCGATCGGGCACTCGTACTGGAAGAAGCGGATCGCCGGTGTGATGTATGAACATCGTCATCTCGAGAACGCTGCGTGCCTTCATGCACTCTGTGCACCGGAAGCGGATGCGATTCGTCGCTATGGGCTCGCGACTCCGGTATGCGTGATTCCGTGCGGTGTCGACCTGCCGTTGTTGAGCGTGAGCCCCTCCGCACAGAGGGAAAGAGTTCTGCTTTTTCTCGGGCGCCTGCATCCCAAGAAGGGGCTTATCAACTTATTGGCAGCGTGGCGGGAGCTGCGGCAGGAGGCTCGTTCCACTGCTGCGGAGTGGGCGCTCTGGATTGCCGGATGGGATCAAGGAAATCATGAGGCGGACTTGCGGCGGTATTGCGTCGATCAGAGACTGCAGGCCTCAGTCCGATTCCTCGGCCCGAAGTTCGGGCATGAGAAGGAATCCGTCCTTCGGTCGGCGGCGGCCTTTGTGCTGCCGTCCTACAGCGAGGGGTTGCCCGTCAGTGTGCTGGAGGCGTGGTCCTATGGGTTACCGGTCATGATGACGAAAGCCTGCAATCTCCCTCAAGGGTTTGAAGCCGGAGCCGCCTTGTGTATCGATACGACAGCATCGGGAATCATGCAAGGTCTGAGGTCGCTTATGGCGATGTCGAGCGGAGAGCGATCAATAATGGGGTCCCGAGGGAGGCGACTCGTGGAGGACGAATTTTCGTGGGCCTCACATGCAGAACGCATGTCCTCTGTGTACTCCTGGATGAGCGGAGAGAGAGACAAACCGGAATGCGTTCTTCTCTAA
- a CDS encoding glycosyltransferase family 2 protein, which translates to MSISVLILTLNEEDNLQKCLQSVKWSNDIVVLDSFSTDRTVKIAEEMGAQVIQRRFDNWSAHQNWAVRNIRFKHPWVYYSDADEIVPMELCHEMLAVTGDPEAEHVAYRVRYKNFFCDRWIKHCGIYPVWVLRLFRPDKIQWERLVNPVPVVQGTEGRLEQHFHHYSFNKGLEAWFEKHNKYSSQEADEGIKTIRNGFEDWEGLFSLHDGARRRRALKELAFRLPFRPTLRFLYMYLLRMGFLDGWEGLTYCRLLSMYEYLIVLKMQERVRQEQEGSR; encoded by the coding sequence ATGAGTATCTCGGTCCTCATTCTGACGCTCAACGAAGAAGACAATCTTCAGAAGTGCCTTCAGTCGGTGAAGTGGTCGAACGACATTGTCGTACTCGATTCGTTCAGCACGGATCGGACCGTCAAAATAGCAGAGGAGATGGGAGCGCAAGTCATCCAACGTCGATTTGATAATTGGTCGGCACATCAGAATTGGGCGGTGCGAAATATTCGCTTCAAACATCCATGGGTCTACTACTCCGATGCGGATGAAATTGTACCGATGGAATTGTGCCACGAGATGCTTGCGGTGACGGGCGATCCCGAAGCTGAACATGTCGCGTACCGTGTGCGGTACAAGAACTTCTTTTGTGATCGGTGGATCAAGCATTGTGGAATCTACCCTGTCTGGGTTCTTCGTCTCTTCCGTCCAGACAAAATTCAGTGGGAACGGTTGGTCAACCCGGTACCGGTCGTGCAGGGGACCGAGGGGCGGTTAGAACAGCATTTCCACCACTACAGCTTCAATAAAGGTCTCGAAGCCTGGTTTGAAAAGCACAATAAGTACTCATCTCAGGAGGCTGATGAGGGAATCAAGACAATCAGGAATGGGTTTGAAGATTGGGAAGGTCTGTTCAGCCTCCACGATGGAGCGCGACGACGTCGAGCGCTGAAAGAGCTGGCGTTTCGTCTTCCCTTCCGGCCGACATTGCGCTTTCTCTACATGTATCTGTTGCGAATGGGGTTTTTGGACGGTTGGGAGGGATTGACCTACTGCAGACTCCTGTCCATGTATGAATACCTGATCGTACTCAAAATGCAAGAGCGTGTGCGGCAGGAACAAGAAGGCTCACGGTAA
- a CDS encoding glycosyltransferase family 4 protein, translated as MAKTIFINRYFYPDHSATSQLLSDLAFDLASRGQEIHVITGCQLYENPQATLPAHEWIRGVRIHRVRTSRFGRGRLGGRLADYLTFYVGATWRLLRSVRGGDVVVSKTDPPMMSVLAAWAVKLRGGVLVNWVQDLFPEIATSMEVYGMRFAAPMLKQFRNRSLRQSRCNVVLGEIMAKRLRDEGVPPDRITIIENWADGEAIRPIHKHDNPLVVEWGLKNKFVLGYSGNMGRVHEFKTMIDAAEKVKRLDDVVFLFIGDGIAREWVVSEVARRGLSNVQFYPYQSADRLRWSLSVPDVHFVSLRPTMEGLIVPSKFYGIAAAGRPIIHIGDPDGEIARILEREQCGWSFCIGEVDALANCILRLTSRGPELREAGLSARRAFDRKYARSHALNSWSRLLTSATNGIPASALPDRTEQPVGAGRE; from the coding sequence ATGGCTAAGACGATTTTTATCAACCGGTACTTCTATCCCGATCACTCGGCGACGAGCCAACTCCTTAGCGACCTGGCTTTTGACCTCGCGTCTCGTGGCCAGGAGATTCATGTCATTACCGGCTGTCAATTATATGAGAATCCCCAGGCAACCCTTCCTGCTCATGAATGGATTCGCGGCGTTCGCATACATCGAGTGCGTACCTCGCGATTCGGGCGAGGTCGACTAGGGGGACGCCTGGCTGACTACCTGACATTTTACGTTGGCGCCACGTGGCGGCTGCTTCGATCGGTGCGTGGCGGAGATGTCGTGGTGTCCAAGACCGATCCGCCGATGATGTCCGTCCTTGCAGCTTGGGCGGTGAAGCTGAGGGGTGGCGTACTCGTCAATTGGGTACAGGATCTTTTTCCTGAGATCGCTACCTCAATGGAAGTGTACGGCATGCGCTTTGCGGCTCCTATGCTCAAGCAGTTTCGCAACCGATCGTTGCGGCAGAGCCGTTGCAATGTGGTATTGGGCGAGATCATGGCGAAGCGACTGCGCGACGAAGGAGTTCCACCTGATCGGATCACGATCATCGAAAATTGGGCGGATGGCGAAGCTATTCGGCCGATTCATAAGCATGACAACCCACTTGTCGTTGAATGGGGTCTCAAGAATAAGTTTGTCCTAGGCTACTCGGGAAATATGGGCCGCGTCCACGAGTTCAAGACCATGATCGATGCGGCTGAGAAGGTCAAGAGACTCGACGACGTCGTTTTCTTGTTCATCGGCGACGGGATCGCGCGGGAGTGGGTTGTTTCGGAGGTTGCCCGTCGAGGGTTGTCGAATGTGCAGTTCTACCCCTATCAGTCCGCCGATCGACTGCGGTGGAGCTTGAGTGTGCCTGATGTGCACTTCGTGTCGCTGCGGCCGACGATGGAGGGTTTGATCGTGCCGAGCAAGTTCTACGGCATCGCGGCGGCAGGTCGCCCCATCATTCACATCGGGGACCCTGACGGAGAAATCGCAAGAATTCTTGAGCGCGAACAATGTGGGTGGAGTTTTTGCATCGGCGAAGTCGATGCGCTGGCGAACTGCATTCTTCGACTCACCTCAAGAGGGCCTGAACTGAGAGAGGCAGGACTCTCCGCCCGCCGCGCGTTCGATCGCAAGTATGCTCGTTCTCACGCTCTCAATAGCTGGAGCCGACTGTTGACCTCTGCTACGAACGGGATTCCGGCATCGGCTCTCCCTGATAGAACGGAGCAACCGGTAGGCGCAGGGCGAGAATGA
- a CDS encoding class I SAM-dependent methyltransferase, with the protein MTVRGCGAVEVVRWSVLPSFGQETCYVCGGSCRKDVRFATYTYWKCADCFTSQVLPQPSSEDLRSYYDRYHQSEQVGGVYDEVEDRMKADFPTKVGLALTYAGTKHSRLLDVGCGKGFFVKAALDEKIRAEGIDLSRSGIEYAVNTLGVKATTGRIQDQQNESWKESFDVVTLWATVEHLPDPLSVLQAIHGCLKPGGILLCDTGLGHSPWEQLLPGHSQWYDAPQHLFVFSENGLVRLLEACGFSIVHVDTNFERSFVRRWVRWIRHFLLCFMGWICLGPFLGKHGLRSMRQQAKWPLGRLLSIVAKKKSAQVDERIVSASEVKSDSKCPT; encoded by the coding sequence ATGACCGTTCGTGGATGCGGAGCGGTAGAGGTGGTGAGGTGGTCAGTCCTGCCCTCCTTCGGCCAGGAAACCTGTTACGTGTGTGGAGGAAGCTGCCGGAAGGATGTGCGCTTCGCGACTTACACCTATTGGAAATGTGCCGATTGCTTTACCTCTCAGGTCCTTCCCCAACCGTCATCTGAGGATCTACGGTCGTATTACGACCGCTATCACCAGAGCGAACAGGTCGGAGGTGTGTACGATGAGGTCGAAGACCGAATGAAAGCCGATTTTCCGACAAAGGTCGGACTGGCGCTGACCTATGCTGGAACGAAACACTCCCGCCTCTTGGATGTGGGTTGTGGTAAAGGATTTTTCGTCAAGGCAGCGTTGGACGAGAAGATTCGAGCGGAGGGGATTGATCTGTCGAGATCGGGCATCGAATATGCCGTCAACACACTCGGAGTGAAAGCGACGACCGGTCGTATACAGGACCAACAGAATGAGTCCTGGAAGGAATCGTTTGATGTGGTGACGTTGTGGGCGACCGTCGAGCATCTGCCGGACCCACTTTCCGTGCTGCAGGCAATTCACGGTTGCCTCAAACCGGGGGGCATCTTGCTGTGTGATACCGGGCTCGGCCATTCTCCCTGGGAACAACTCCTTCCAGGCCATAGCCAATGGTATGACGCGCCACAACACCTGTTCGTCTTCAGTGAGAACGGATTAGTCAGACTTTTGGAGGCATGTGGATTTTCCATTGTGCATGTCGATACGAATTTCGAGCGTTCCTTCGTTCGTCGATGGGTACGGTGGATCCGCCACTTCCTATTGTGTTTCATGGGATGGATCTGTCTTGGCCCATTCCTTGGGAAACACGGTCTGCGGAGCATGCGACAACAGGCCAAATGGCCGCTTGGAAGATTGCTCTCTATTGTTGCCAAGAAAAAATCAGCTCAGGTCGATGAACGGATTGTTTCTGCCTCGGAAGTGAAATCGGATTCTAAGTGCCCTACCTGA
- the xrtD gene encoding VPLPA-CTERM-specific exosortase XrtD, which produces MNHNAASLWAILAVVMAILGYLYADSLRFLGEAWLEDNNSHGLFIPLISLYMIWLRWPELKIVEHRGAWWGLLLLAAGVFVYLVGEFAAMYAVVQVSLWLVLVGLFVCAIGLSGVRIMAFPLAYLLVAIPWPTFLQGELSNRLQLWSSALGVGFLHAVGITAYREGNVIDLGPTQLQVVEACSGLRYLFPLTALTLLAAYLYRESLWKRVVLVVSSIPISILLNGFRIGVIGVLVGAYGQSAAEGFTHFFEGWIFFVASLALLCAEMWILARIGSSDSRSSFGDLIGLPKPGVTVPPFQSALPADRIALIPLVIGGTLLLLAMVVAPAVAPDELPPPPVRQPLVDFPSQLEAWRGVSSPMERHYLDALALDDYVMTDYTAADQRPVNVYVAYYQSPKKGRSSHSPRQCIPGGGWEITSFESLPMAPVPGAVSSWSVNRVVTQKDGHKQIVYYWFKQRDRWITSEYLVKFFLFWDSLTRHRADGALVRLTSTVTAEESEAIVDGRLRAMAELVIPLLRRYVPD; this is translated from the coding sequence ATGAACCATAATGCCGCCTCTCTCTGGGCTATTCTTGCCGTCGTCATGGCCATCCTCGGCTATCTTTACGCAGACAGTCTCCGGTTTTTAGGGGAGGCTTGGCTGGAGGATAACAACAGCCATGGGCTCTTTATCCCTTTGATCTCGCTCTACATGATCTGGCTGCGATGGCCTGAGTTGAAAATCGTCGAACATCGAGGTGCATGGTGGGGGCTGTTGTTACTCGCTGCCGGTGTGTTCGTATACCTCGTCGGGGAATTTGCAGCCATGTATGCGGTGGTGCAGGTCTCCCTATGGTTGGTCCTCGTCGGATTGTTTGTTTGTGCCATCGGCCTATCCGGTGTTCGTATCATGGCGTTCCCGCTGGCCTATTTGCTGGTTGCCATTCCATGGCCGACCTTCCTCCAAGGCGAACTTTCCAATCGTCTGCAACTATGGTCATCGGCGCTCGGGGTCGGTTTCCTGCACGCCGTCGGAATCACGGCCTATCGAGAGGGCAATGTGATCGACTTGGGGCCTACTCAACTGCAAGTAGTCGAAGCCTGCAGCGGATTGCGCTACCTCTTCCCGCTCACGGCACTCACGTTGCTGGCCGCTTATCTCTATCGTGAGTCGCTGTGGAAACGAGTCGTACTTGTCGTGTCGAGCATTCCTATCTCGATCCTCCTGAATGGGTTCCGGATCGGTGTCATCGGCGTCTTGGTTGGGGCCTATGGACAATCCGCAGCAGAAGGATTCACCCATTTCTTCGAAGGCTGGATTTTCTTTGTGGCGAGCCTCGCATTGCTCTGCGCGGAGATGTGGATTCTTGCCAGAATCGGATCGAGTGACTCCCGCAGCTCTTTCGGGGACTTGATCGGCCTTCCGAAGCCGGGTGTCACGGTTCCGCCGTTTCAGTCGGCTCTGCCCGCTGATCGGATTGCACTGATACCACTTGTGATCGGAGGAACATTGCTTCTGCTGGCGATGGTGGTTGCTCCAGCGGTGGCTCCGGATGAATTGCCTCCGCCGCCGGTTCGCCAACCGTTGGTCGATTTTCCTTCGCAACTTGAGGCGTGGAGGGGAGTCTCATCACCGATGGAACGGCACTATCTTGATGCCCTGGCATTGGACGATTATGTCATGACGGATTACACGGCTGCCGATCAGCGTCCGGTGAATGTCTATGTGGCCTACTACCAGTCACCGAAAAAAGGCCGTTCCTCCCACTCTCCTCGACAGTGTATTCCCGGCGGCGGATGGGAGATCACCTCGTTTGAGTCGCTGCCTATGGCGCCCGTCCCCGGAGCGGTTTCCTCGTGGAGTGTCAACCGGGTTGTGACGCAAAAAGACGGCCACAAGCAAATCGTCTACTACTGGTTCAAACAGCGGGATCGTTGGATCACGAGTGAATATCTCGTGAAGTTTTTCTTGTTCTGGGATTCCTTGACGAGGCACCGCGCGGATGGGGCGCTTGTACGTTTGACCTCGACCGTTACCGCCGAAGAGAGCGAGGCGATCGTCGATGGACGGTTGCGGGCAATGGCTGAGTTGGTGATCCCATTGCTGAGACGTTACGTTCCTGATTGA
- a CDS encoding undecaprenyl/decaprenyl-phosphate alpha-N-acetylglucosaminyl 1-phosphate transferase encodes MALIPVLSTSAIRLHFIDSPRERHVHREPIAKVGGIAFAFATFIAVLVWAPKDSFILSSLLGGAVIMFFGIWDDRVDLHYRIKFGGQVLAASVAIGVVGVRLSSVPFFDDAMLPSWVALPLTLLIIVAVTNAVNLSDGLDGLAGGLSLISFTGLAYLAYQVNEPLLLLLIVSVLGGLLGFLRFNTYPARVFMGDAGSQFLGYYLAVAALLLIGIHPASYSPLLALFIWGVPLLDMIGVMSQRLLEGRSPFVGDRNHIHHRLLSLGLTHGQAVTVIYVVHGLMVSCAYLLRWQSDAALFGTYMLFALAVLMLFVRPHGTDRSSSGDVLSLSSSMGTTLPRGRVRSDWPLHLLYLAVPSFLAWAITVPREIPFEGGILAGCLVLAVLGSLLTRYALSWVVRAALYIGSMCLLYYGEAFPRTAITNPLTQVNIAIIFLAVLVILAIRLAGEQRFQMTPLDSLIALLAVAMPFLPEMSIGDVSVGPLTAKSVVLFFAFELLLYMRSSAVVRLGAISLAMLGGIMWRAWWP; translated from the coding sequence ATGGCACTCATCCCTGTCCTCTCGACGTCTGCGATCCGTTTGCATTTCATCGATTCACCACGTGAGCGGCATGTGCATCGTGAGCCGATCGCCAAGGTGGGGGGGATTGCCTTTGCGTTCGCCACATTCATTGCCGTATTGGTGTGGGCTCCGAAAGACTCTTTTATCCTGTCGAGTCTCCTGGGCGGAGCCGTCATTATGTTCTTCGGCATCTGGGACGACCGAGTGGATTTGCACTATCGGATAAAGTTCGGCGGACAAGTGCTGGCTGCGTCGGTTGCCATAGGAGTTGTCGGGGTTCGGTTGTCTTCGGTCCCCTTCTTTGACGATGCAATGCTTCCGTCCTGGGTTGCCCTTCCGTTGACCTTGCTCATCATCGTTGCGGTGACGAATGCCGTCAATCTCTCCGACGGGCTGGACGGCCTCGCCGGAGGGTTATCGCTGATCAGCTTCACCGGGCTCGCCTATCTGGCCTATCAGGTTAATGAGCCCTTGCTGCTCTTGTTGATCGTGTCCGTCCTGGGTGGCTTGCTGGGTTTCCTTCGGTTCAACACCTATCCGGCGCGCGTGTTTATGGGCGATGCCGGCAGCCAGTTTCTGGGGTATTACCTGGCTGTCGCCGCGCTCCTGCTGATCGGTATTCATCCTGCGTCATACAGTCCGCTGCTGGCTTTGTTCATTTGGGGTGTTCCGTTGCTCGATATGATTGGTGTGATGAGCCAACGTCTATTGGAAGGGCGGTCCCCGTTTGTCGGTGATCGGAATCATATTCATCACCGACTGTTGTCCTTGGGGTTGACTCACGGACAAGCGGTCACGGTGATTTATGTCGTGCATGGCCTCATGGTGAGTTGTGCGTACCTGTTGCGGTGGCAATCCGATGCAGCGCTCTTCGGAACATACATGCTCTTCGCACTCGCCGTGCTGATGTTATTTGTTCGTCCGCATGGAACGGATAGGTCGAGCAGCGGAGACGTTCTTTCTCTCTCGAGTTCAATGGGAACGACTCTCCCGCGAGGCCGGGTGAGAAGTGATTGGCCTCTGCACCTATTATATCTCGCCGTTCCGTCATTTTTGGCGTGGGCTATCACCGTCCCGCGCGAGATTCCTTTCGAAGGAGGGATTCTTGCCGGCTGCCTTGTGCTCGCCGTCCTTGGCTCGTTGCTGACTCGCTACGCGCTGTCGTGGGTGGTGCGTGCCGCACTGTACATCGGTAGCATGTGCCTGCTCTATTACGGAGAGGCGTTCCCTCGTACGGCCATAACCAATCCCCTGACACAGGTCAATATCGCGATCATCTTCCTTGCAGTGTTAGTCATTCTTGCGATTCGGTTGGCGGGCGAACAGAGATTTCAGATGACGCCGCTTGATTCGCTCATTGCACTGTTGGCTGTCGCCATGCCGTTTCTTCCGGAGATGTCGATCGGCGATGTGTCGGTCGGCCCGTTGACGGCCAAGTCCGTCGTGTTGTTCTTCGCCTTTGAGTTGCTGTTGTACATGCGATCGTCGGCGGTGGTTCGCCTTGGAGCGATTTCATTGGCGATGCTTGGCGGAATCATGTGGCGAGCGTGGTGGCCATGA
- a CDS encoding tetratricopeptide repeat protein has translation MKRCVVLGLIVVMAVGTVGCGGPEERKAKYRLRAQEYFQQGDYSKARVELRNVLQIDPKDVEAYLLYAQVEEKERNWRNAFAAYQQVVELSPNHERALVKLAKYYLEIRAVEQAGQITDRLLATNSDHVQAQAIKIAIVALSGNLKGAVGQAEQLVSRAPMEIDAVLLISSIYASTQRPAEALPYLRQVLQVNPTNLELLDALATISMKQGHTEDAESTLKQIVKLEPTILSHRLRLASFYDQQQQYEKAQAIMQEAVQANPEDERRRVALAEYVSRRRGYESAEAVLQQAKKELPHAGKLWFALGHLYETKGKSEKAREVYHELQTKFSGKPEALEAQVKLAGMDWVAGKTEEAEQQVEAVLKENPRSMEALMLRGRIALQRGKGSDAVADFRSVVKDQPESTDSHVLLAKAHLMTGEPALARESLGRALALNPTTLEAQTMLVGLDAAAGQLKEAKQRLDPLIAQNPGNVALLGMLFQVQLQEKDWGKTQDTLHKLRQAGADENAADLAEGHVALVQQRWDTAEAAYRRAAERQPSAAEPLLALVQMDMRRGRLASAQSRLEYLLAKSSNHPYANGLLGELLLTKGESAAAITHFETATHLNPKWTTPWIHLARTHYAQKRAAEGDTVLRTGVENNPESEQLRLLLAMSLATQGHYDDAINQYEAVLRRTPSSILAANNLAAVLVDHKGDPKSLERALTLSRGFESQKPNAYLLDTLGWTHHKMGHQTDAVRILQQAMTLVPDHPILNYHLGAAYAKGGQRTEALTHLKKALASGTAFEGSDEAKSLLGKVSG, from the coding sequence ATGAAACGCTGTGTGGTTTTGGGATTGATCGTCGTCATGGCAGTGGGGACGGTAGGATGCGGAGGGCCGGAGGAGCGTAAGGCCAAGTATCGTCTTCGAGCGCAAGAGTATTTTCAACAAGGGGACTATTCAAAGGCTCGTGTCGAGTTGAGAAACGTTCTGCAGATCGATCCGAAAGACGTCGAAGCCTATCTGCTCTATGCCCAGGTCGAGGAAAAAGAACGCAACTGGCGGAATGCTTTCGCGGCGTATCAGCAGGTTGTGGAGCTGAGCCCGAATCACGAGCGCGCACTGGTCAAATTGGCGAAGTATTATCTGGAGATTCGTGCCGTGGAGCAAGCCGGGCAAATCACAGACCGATTGCTGGCTACAAATTCGGATCATGTTCAGGCGCAGGCGATCAAGATCGCCATCGTTGCCTTGTCGGGAAACTTGAAGGGCGCTGTCGGCCAGGCCGAACAGCTTGTCTCTCGGGCGCCGATGGAGATCGATGCCGTCTTGCTGATTTCGTCTATCTACGCCTCGACGCAGCGTCCGGCTGAAGCGTTGCCGTATCTGCGTCAGGTGCTTCAGGTGAATCCCACCAATCTTGAATTGCTGGATGCCCTGGCGACGATCTCAATGAAACAGGGACATACCGAGGATGCCGAATCGACGCTCAAGCAGATCGTGAAGCTGGAACCGACGATCTTGTCCCACCGTCTTCGACTGGCGTCATTTTACGATCAACAGCAGCAGTACGAGAAGGCCCAGGCCATCATGCAGGAGGCGGTCCAGGCGAATCCCGAGGATGAGCGACGGCGAGTGGCGCTGGCGGAGTACGTCTCCAGGCGTCGTGGTTATGAATCAGCCGAAGCCGTGCTCCAACAAGCGAAGAAGGAGCTTCCGCATGCCGGTAAATTATGGTTTGCACTCGGCCATCTTTACGAAACGAAGGGGAAGAGTGAGAAGGCACGCGAAGTGTACCATGAACTCCAGACAAAGTTTTCCGGTAAGCCGGAGGCCTTGGAGGCTCAGGTCAAGCTGGCAGGAATGGATTGGGTCGCCGGCAAAACTGAAGAGGCGGAGCAGCAGGTCGAGGCGGTCTTGAAGGAAAATCCTCGATCGATGGAAGCGCTGATGCTTCGTGGACGGATCGCCCTCCAGCGTGGGAAAGGTTCAGACGCCGTCGCCGACTTCCGTAGCGTCGTGAAGGATCAACCGGAGTCGACCGACAGTCATGTGTTGTTAGCCAAGGCTCATCTGATGACCGGCGAACCGGCATTGGCACGCGAAAGCCTGGGTCGGGCACTCGCCTTGAATCCAACGACGTTGGAGGCGCAGACGATGCTGGTAGGACTCGACGCCGCGGCGGGTCAGCTGAAGGAGGCCAAACAGCGGCTCGATCCGCTGATCGCCCAGAACCCCGGCAATGTCGCACTGCTCGGCATGCTGTTTCAAGTACAGCTGCAGGAGAAAGATTGGGGTAAGACTCAAGACACTTTGCATAAGTTGCGCCAGGCTGGGGCCGATGAGAACGCCGCTGATCTGGCTGAAGGCCATGTCGCGCTGGTCCAACAGCGATGGGATACTGCGGAAGCGGCCTATCGTCGGGCGGCAGAACGGCAGCCTTCTGCCGCAGAACCGCTCCTAGCTCTCGTGCAGATGGACATGCGTCGTGGGCGCCTTGCGTCGGCACAGAGTCGGTTGGAATACCTACTGGCCAAGTCATCGAATCATCCCTACGCGAACGGCCTTCTTGGTGAATTGTTGCTGACCAAGGGAGAGTCGGCGGCTGCGATAACTCATTTTGAAACGGCGACCCATCTGAACCCGAAATGGACCACTCCGTGGATTCATCTGGCGCGCACTCACTATGCACAGAAGCGAGCGGCCGAGGGAGATACGGTGCTGAGAACAGGAGTTGAGAACAATCCGGAAAGCGAACAACTGCGACTCTTGCTGGCCATGAGCCTGGCGACGCAGGGTCACTATGATGACGCCATCAACCAATACGAAGCCGTGCTGCGGCGGACGCCCTCCTCGATTCTTGCTGCGAACAATCTGGCGGCAGTGCTGGTCGACCACAAGGGTGATCCCAAGAGTCTGGAGCGCGCGCTGACATTGAGCCGTGGCTTCGAGTCACAGAAACCGAACGCCTACTTACTCGATACGTTGGGTTGGACACACCACAAGATGGGGCACCAGACCGATGCCGTTCGAATCCTGCAGCAGGCAATGACGTTAGTGCCGGATCATCCGATCCTCAATTATCATCTCGGTGCGGCCTATGCGAAAGGTGGACAGCGCACCGAGGCACTCACGCATCTCAAGAAAGCCCTCGCCTCCGGTACGGCGTTTGAGGGATCGGACGAGGCCAAATCATTGCTCGGAAAGGTTTCAGGATGA